The Actinomycetota bacterium DNA segment CTGACTTTGACGGTGTTGAGAGCCGCGATTGCGCGCAGTTCGGCGAGCACCGCAAACTCGTCCAAGGCAAGCGGAAGATCGAGTGCTTCAGTCCATGCGATGACTTCTGGAACGACCGCTGAAGTAAAAGAATCAAGGTCGGCGTAGCCAAGGGCATCAAGCATGTATGCCAAAGCTGGCTCATCTGGGCCGATGTGTCGATCGACAAATGCGAATTCACGTTCGGACATGACTCTCCCGGGGTCGAGGGCACGGCTGTGCCATCTCCCCCTCTGTTGCCCGCGATGCGATCGCGACCTGAGAGTTTCCCGATGCTTGCGCATCAGTTTCACCGTCGGTGGGGCCGAAGCCCGCCTTCCAGAGGTGCCTCCCCCATGCGGTCCTTTTGCCTGAGAGGTTGTCGGGGAGATTTGCTCCTTCGGCGCTGCAGATCATCTAGATGAACCGCAGACTCTCCCGCGTGGGGTCAATCAGCAGGCAAAGACTACAGCGACAGGATTCAGCCAGCGACTCGGCGCGCCCGCCGTGCGGCAAGCTCATCGTCGGCACTGGGCGGATTGACGGCCTCGCCGTCAGCGCGCTCACCAGGAAGTGATGCCAGAGTGCCTTCAACCTCTCGCCACACACTGCCAACCGCGATTCCAAAGACCCCTTGACCACCACGAACCAGGTCAACGACTTCGTCAGCACTGCGGCACTCGTAGATCGTGGCGCCATCGCTCATCAGAGTCATGCGAGCGAGATCTTCGTGCGAGCGCAAAGCGAGATGATCAACCGCAGCGCGAATGTTCGGAAGTGAAACCCCTGTGTCGATAAGCCGCTTGACGATGCGCAGCACCAAGATGTCGCGAAAACTGTAGAGACGCTGTGTGCCCGAGCCGC contains these protein-coding regions:
- a CDS encoding MerR family transcriptional regulator — protein: MNFESPKADLQGSLFDDADLRPLPADIGYRGPIACAAAGITYRQLDYWARTELVQPTVRGASGSGTQRLYSFRDILVLRIVKRLIDTGVSLPNIRAAVDHLALRSHEDLARMTLMSDGATIYECRSADEVVDLVRGGQGVFGIAVGSVWREVEGTLASLPGERADGEAVNPPSADDELAARRARRVAG